In a genomic window of Nostoc sp. UHCC 0870:
- a CDS encoding HNH endonuclease, whose translation MGKVLVLNASYEPLNITSWRRAVVLLIKGKAERVEHNGRFLYADFPLPTVIRLRHYVRVPYKEIPLTRRNILHRDGHSCQYCGYTGDELTLDHVIPRSRGGGDSWENIVTACVRCNVKKGSRTPQEAHMLLRHPPRQPYSSLYFEVSKHLKSGLHQEWQKYVIGL comes from the coding sequence ATGGGTAAGGTTTTAGTCCTAAACGCCTCTTACGAACCGCTCAATATAACCAGCTGGCGTCGTGCTGTGGTTCTGTTAATTAAAGGCAAAGCAGAACGTGTTGAACACAACGGTAGATTTCTTTATGCAGATTTTCCGTTGCCAACCGTGATTAGGTTGCGCCATTATGTGCGCGTCCCTTACAAGGAAATTCCACTTACTCGCCGAAATATATTGCATCGTGATGGACATAGTTGTCAATACTGTGGCTATACAGGCGATGAGTTGACATTAGACCATGTAATACCGCGATCGCGTGGTGGTGGGGACAGTTGGGAAAACATTGTTACAGCTTGTGTCCGTTGCAATGTGAAAAAGGGTAGTCGTACTCCCCAAGAAGCTCATATGTTGCTGCGCCATCCACCTCGGCAACCTTATAGTAGTCTCTATTTTGAGGTTAGCAAGCATCTTAAGAGTGGACTGCATCAAGAGTGGCAAAAATATGTTATAGGACTTTGA